Proteins from a genomic interval of Actinomycetota bacterium:
- a CDS encoding ANTAR domain-containing protein has protein sequence MPTLRVLIADGDEALRDRLARTVAELGHDVIARTASLSNVAAVTAAERPDVAIMIVQEGSDQALEMIGRIVREAACPVIAVLDVQNEDFIRQAASQGIFAYLTGGGDSSALQSSIDIVLRRFSEYHDLEGAFGRRAVTERAKGVLMERHGVDEQGAFNMLREEARRTQRKVVDVADAVLASHRLLKKLEPSAGDDPR, from the coding sequence ATGCCGACTCTCAGAGTGTTGATCGCCGACGGAGACGAGGCGCTCCGCGACCGCCTCGCTCGAACCGTGGCCGAGCTCGGCCACGATGTGATCGCTCGTACCGCTTCGCTTTCGAACGTCGCCGCAGTTACCGCGGCCGAACGGCCGGACGTCGCGATCATGATCGTCCAGGAAGGGTCGGATCAAGCTCTCGAGATGATCGGCAGGATCGTCCGTGAAGCGGCCTGTCCCGTGATCGCCGTGCTCGACGTGCAGAACGAGGACTTCATACGGCAGGCCGCATCGCAGGGTATCTTCGCCTACTTGACCGGCGGAGGAGATTCGTCCGCTCTGCAGAGCTCGATCGACATCGTCCTACGACGGTTCTCGGAGTATCACGATCTGGAAGGCGCGTTCGGGCGCCGCGCCGTTACCGAGCGGGCCAAGGGCGTCCTGATGGAGCGGCACGGCGTCGACGAGCAAGGGGCGTTCAACATGCTGCGCGAGGAGGCGCGTCGGACGCAGCGCAAAGTCGTCGACGTGGCGGACGCGGTCCTCGCCAGCCATCGCCTGCTGAAGAAGCTCGAGCCTTCGGCCGGAGATGACCCCCGATAG
- a CDS encoding STAS domain-containing protein, whose amino-acid sequence MSSTTLLVLTTERRNGVAVISFEGDIDIASVDRLEEELVAVERNETIGIVLDFARLEFIDSTGLHWIDRAHRRAALAGRILAVSNDSSAIKRTFELVGMGSLLNTQAVGGLLERFSSAGEIDDPLLPSARGGNHA is encoded by the coding sequence ATGTCTTCCACAACGCTGCTCGTTCTTACTACCGAGCGCCGGAACGGCGTCGCCGTGATCTCCTTCGAAGGGGACATCGACATAGCCTCCGTCGATCGCCTCGAGGAAGAGCTTGTCGCCGTGGAGCGGAACGAGACGATCGGCATCGTGCTCGACTTCGCCCGGCTGGAATTCATCGACTCCACAGGGCTGCACTGGATCGACCGAGCTCACCGGCGTGCGGCGCTCGCCGGACGGATCCTCGCCGTCTCCAACGACTCCAGCGCCATCAAGAGAACCTTCGAGCTCGTCGGGATGGGTTCGCTTCTGAATACCCAAGCCGTCGGAGGCCTCCTCGAGCGATTCTCCTCGGCAGGAGAGATCGATGATCCTCTCCTGCCGTCCGCTCGAGGCGGCAACCATGCTTGA
- a CDS encoding sigma-70 family RNA polymerase sigma factor, which produces MRDAEAPSSEPIQEDIDLDLDDAVLIADVDEPIDPHEAAELARAAANVVGLGEIDTLGAYLRGIGRFTLLTAEREVELAKQIEAGELADKRLIGPKSQALSKRRKDEQLRREGERARDEMIQANLRLVVSMARKYRWTGVPLLDLIQEGNIGLMRGVGKFDWRKGFKFSTYATWWIRQAIQRGVADRGRVIRLPVHIHELLLRVGRTRVQQKGELGREPTDEEVAKSAWLPVDRVRELRGLAAHVLSLETPVGTDGDATLGEFVPDEEAGRGYDDVLSGIGRDEVLKVLATLNDRERRIVALRFGLTGEEPLTLEQVGQLFGLTRERIRQLEAKALAKLRHPSRSAALRVETE; this is translated from the coding sequence TTGAGAGACGCCGAAGCTCCAAGCTCCGAGCCCATTCAAGAAGACATCGATCTCGACCTCGACGATGCGGTGCTGATCGCCGACGTCGACGAGCCGATCGACCCACATGAAGCGGCGGAGTTGGCACGAGCGGCCGCGAACGTCGTGGGTCTCGGCGAGATCGACACCCTCGGGGCTTACTTGCGTGGGATCGGACGCTTCACGCTGCTGACCGCCGAGCGAGAGGTGGAGCTCGCGAAGCAGATCGAAGCCGGGGAGCTCGCCGATAAGCGACTGATCGGCCCGAAGAGCCAGGCGCTCTCGAAGCGTCGCAAGGATGAGCAGTTACGCCGCGAGGGCGAGCGGGCCAGGGACGAGATGATCCAGGCCAACCTCCGGCTCGTCGTTTCGATGGCGCGAAAGTACCGATGGACCGGCGTTCCGCTTCTCGACCTGATCCAAGAGGGCAACATCGGCCTCATGCGCGGCGTCGGCAAGTTCGACTGGCGCAAAGGCTTCAAGTTCTCGACGTACGCGACATGGTGGATCCGCCAGGCGATCCAACGCGGTGTCGCCGATCGCGGCCGGGTCATCCGGCTGCCGGTCCACATCCACGAGCTCCTGTTGCGGGTCGGGCGTACCCGGGTCCAGCAGAAGGGCGAGCTCGGGAGGGAGCCGACCGACGAGGAGGTTGCGAAGTCGGCCTGGTTGCCGGTCGATCGCGTGCGCGAGCTGCGTGGCCTGGCGGCCCACGTCCTCTCGCTCGAGACCCCGGTGGGAACGGATGGCGATGCCACGCTCGGCGAGTTCGTTCCCGACGAAGAGGCCGGCCGGGGCTACGACGACGTCTTGTCGGGCATCGGCCGGGACGAGGTCCTCAAGGTTCTGGCCACGCTCAATGACCGAGAACGACGGATCGTTGCCTTGCGCTTCGGGTTGACCGGAGAGGAGCCGCTGACGCTAGAACAGGTCGGACAGCTCTTCGGGCTGACCCGGGAGCGCATCCGCCAGTTGGAGGCGAAGGCGCTGGCGAAACTGCGCCATCCCTCGCGTTCGGCAGCCTTGCGCGTCGAGACCGAGTGA
- a CDS encoding NAD(P)-binding domain-containing protein, giving the protein MAKVGVLGTGIVGRTLAEKIAGLGHEVVVGTRDPEALMTRTEPGARGLEPASSWLGANPGVRLATFSDSAAHGDVLFNATSGGAALEALGAAGAANLAGRVLIDITNPLDFSKGMPPTLLVSNTDSMAEQIQRKFADAKVVKALNIVSAPVMVDPAAVGGGDHDMLICGNDDGAKAEVTRILKEWFGWRSVIDLGDITGARGLEMYLPLWVRVMMSQGSVGFNIKIVK; this is encoded by the coding sequence ATGGCGAAGGTCGGAGTCCTCGGCACGGGGATCGTTGGTCGCACGCTCGCGGAGAAGATCGCGGGCCTCGGCCATGAGGTCGTCGTCGGCACGCGCGACCCGGAAGCGCTCATGACGCGCACCGAGCCCGGCGCCCGCGGCCTCGAGCCCGCCTCCTCATGGCTTGGCGCGAATCCCGGCGTCCGGCTCGCCACGTTCTCGGATTCCGCGGCCCACGGCGATGTCCTCTTCAACGCGACATCGGGTGGGGCCGCCCTCGAAGCGCTCGGCGCTGCCGGCGCCGCGAACCTCGCGGGCAGGGTGCTGATCGACATCACCAACCCGCTCGACTTCTCGAAAGGGATGCCCCCGACGCTGCTCGTTTCGAACACCGATTCCATGGCCGAACAGATCCAGCGGAAGTTCGCCGACGCGAAAGTGGTCAAGGCGCTCAACATCGTGAGCGCGCCGGTGATGGTCGATCCGGCCGCGGTCGGCGGAGGCGACCACGACATGCTGATCTGCGGCAACGACGACGGCGCCAAAGCCGAAGTCACACGCATCCTGAAGGAGTGGTTCGGCTGGCGCTCGGTGATCGACCTCGGAGACATCACGGGCGCGCGCGGGCTCGAGATGTACCTCCCGCTCTGGGTTCGCGTGATGATGAGTCAGGGGAGCGTGGGGTTCAACATCAAGATCGTGAAGTAG